The following are from one region of the Methyloversatilis discipulorum genome:
- a CDS encoding ABC transporter transmembrane domain-containing protein → MWELVKPHRGRLALAALGLVLAASSALALGQGLRSVIDQGFAAGDPQWLDRALAGTLGLVVLLAGATWLRFYNVSWLGERVAADLRTRVYAHLLTLPPSFFEAGRTGEVISRLTNDTAQIENVVGSTLSIALRNTLMLAGGLVMLGLTSGRLTLLVLAGVPVVVAPIVIFGRRVRGLSRERQARVADLGTHVDESVHAIRIVQACGHEAADRTHFAALVERSFDTGVRRYRHTAVMIVMVILLVFGSVALILWVGGHDVLAGRLSAGELSAFVFYAAIVASSVGALSEVWGELQRAAGATERLIELLDTQPDIAAPADPQPLPQPPRGDIAFRGVRFCYPSRPDIPALDRFELTVRAGETVALVGPSGAGKSTLFQLLLRFYDPQAGTVEIDGVPLAQADPAAVRARIALVPQEAVIFAASVADNVRYARPEASDDEVRAACEAAFADAFIRQLPGGYDSPLGERGVRLSGGQRQRLAIARAILADRPILLLDEATSALDAESERMVQAALAPLMASRTTLVVAHRLATVQRADRIIVLDHGHAIESGTHAELLARNGLYAQLARLQFIDDGS, encoded by the coding sequence ATGTGGGAACTGGTGAAGCCGCACCGCGGCCGTCTGGCGCTGGCGGCGCTCGGTCTGGTGCTGGCCGCCAGTTCGGCGCTGGCGCTCGGCCAGGGCCTGCGCAGCGTGATCGACCAGGGCTTCGCCGCCGGTGATCCGCAGTGGCTGGACCGCGCGCTGGCCGGCACGCTGGGGCTGGTCGTGCTGCTGGCCGGCGCGACCTGGCTGCGCTTCTACAATGTTTCGTGGCTGGGCGAACGGGTGGCGGCCGACCTGCGCACGCGGGTTTACGCCCACCTGCTTACGCTGCCGCCCTCCTTCTTCGAGGCCGGGCGTACCGGCGAGGTCATTTCCAGGCTGACCAACGACACCGCGCAGATCGAGAATGTGGTCGGCTCGACCCTGTCGATCGCGCTGCGCAACACGCTGATGCTGGCCGGCGGCCTGGTCATGCTGGGGCTCACCAGCGGTCGGCTGACGCTGCTGGTGCTGGCCGGCGTGCCGGTGGTGGTGGCGCCTATCGTCATCTTCGGCCGTCGCGTGCGCGGGCTGTCGCGCGAACGCCAGGCACGGGTGGCTGATCTCGGTACCCATGTGGATGAGAGCGTGCACGCCATCCGCATCGTGCAGGCCTGCGGTCACGAGGCGGCCGACCGCACGCATTTTGCGGCGCTGGTCGAGCGCAGCTTCGACACCGGCGTGCGCCGCTATCGCCACACGGCGGTGATGATCGTCATGGTCATCCTGCTGGTGTTCGGCTCGGTTGCCCTCATCCTGTGGGTGGGCGGCCATGACGTGCTGGCCGGGCGCCTCAGCGCCGGCGAACTGTCGGCCTTCGTGTTCTACGCCGCCATCGTCGCCAGTTCGGTCGGCGCGCTGTCCGAGGTATGGGGCGAACTGCAGCGCGCCGCCGGTGCTACCGAACGCCTGATCGAACTGCTGGACACGCAGCCGGACATCGCCGCGCCGGCCGACCCGCAGCCGCTGCCGCAGCCACCGCGCGGCGACATCGCCTTCCGCGGCGTGCGCTTCTGCTATCCCAGCCGACCGGACATTCCGGCGCTGGACCGCTTCGAGCTGACGGTACGCGCCGGCGAGACGGTGGCGCTGGTCGGGCCGTCGGGCGCCGGCAAGTCCACGCTGTTCCAGCTGCTGCTGCGCTTCTATGATCCGCAGGCCGGCACCGTCGAGATCGACGGCGTGCCGCTGGCGCAGGCCGACCCGGCCGCCGTGCGCGCGCGCATCGCGCTGGTGCCGCAGGAAGCGGTCATCTTCGCCGCCAGCGTGGCCGACAACGTGCGCTACGCGCGGCCCGAGGCGAGCGACGACGAGGTCCGCGCCGCCTGCGAGGCGGCCTTTGCCGACGCCTTCATCCGTCAGCTGCCCGGCGGCTATGACAGCCCGCTCGGCGAACGCGGCGTGCGGCTGTCCGGCGGCCAGCGTCAGCGGCTCGCGATCGCGCGTGCCATCCTCGCCGACAGGCCCATCCTGCTGCTGGACGAAGCCACCTCGGCGCTCGACGCAGAGAGCGAGCGCATGGTGCAGGCCGCACTGGCGCCGTTGATGGCCAGCCGTACCACGCTGGTGGTGGCGCACCGCCTGGCTACCGTTCAGCGCGCCGACCGCATCATCGTGCTCGACCACGGCCACGCCATCGAATCCGGCACGCACGCAGAACTGCTGGCGCGCAACGGCCTGTACGCGCAGCTGGCACGGCTGCAGTTCATCGACGACGGCAGCTGA